Proteins co-encoded in one Hymenobacter swuensis DY53 genomic window:
- a CDS encoding alpha/beta fold hydrolase has translation MALHYIRRGTGPALLLVHGIGGSWRSWNTIFDTLAAEHDVIAVDLPGHGASPRLPGEHTIGTLADALTAFLTEHDLLGIDAVGSSMGARLVLELARRGGVLGAVVSLDPGGFWEGWEVPFFYHSVAVSQKLVGALQPVMPALMHSAVGRTVLLPQFSARPWALDGNQAQDEMYSFAHTPVFGELLDTLAHGEVQQAAPAGSIAAPLVIGWGRHDRVCLPTQARRALAKFPDARLYWFDHCGHFPQWDQPAEAARLILATLCRQPFRDQDIARKPAPQPRPAVPKAAIAAALLLGIVGGWVLVKRGK, from the coding sequence ATGGCACTGCACTACATCCGGCGCGGCACTGGCCCGGCCCTGCTTCTGGTTCACGGTATCGGCGGCAGCTGGCGCTCCTGGAATACCATTTTCGACACGCTGGCTGCCGAGCACGATGTTATTGCCGTTGATTTGCCCGGCCACGGCGCATCGCCGCGGCTGCCCGGCGAGCATACCATTGGTACCCTGGCCGATGCCCTCACGGCCTTTCTCACCGAGCACGACCTGCTGGGTATTGATGCCGTCGGCAGTTCGATGGGGGCGCGGCTGGTGCTGGAGCTGGCCCGGCGCGGCGGCGTGCTCGGGGCCGTGGTTTCCCTTGACCCCGGTGGGTTTTGGGAAGGCTGGGAAGTGCCATTTTTCTACCACTCCGTAGCCGTATCGCAGAAGCTGGTGGGCGCTTTGCAGCCCGTAATGCCGGCGCTGATGCACTCGGCGGTGGGCCGTACGGTGCTGCTGCCGCAGTTTTCGGCCCGCCCCTGGGCCCTGGATGGCAACCAGGCCCAGGACGAGATGTACAGCTTTGCCCACACGCCCGTGTTCGGCGAGCTGCTCGACACGCTGGCCCATGGCGAGGTGCAGCAGGCCGCTCCGGCCGGCAGCATTGCGGCCCCGCTGGTCATCGGCTGGGGTCGCCACGACCGGGTGTGCCTGCCCACCCAGGCCCGCCGGGCCCTGGCCAAGTTCCCCGACGCTCGTCTCTACTGGTTCGACCACTGCGGCCACTTCCCCCAGTGGGACCAGCCCGCCGAAGCTGCCCGCCTGATTCTGGCCACCCTGTGCCGCCAGCCCTTCCGCGACCAGGACATTGCCCGCAAGCCCGCCCCGCAGCCGCGCCCGGCTGTGCCGAAAGCCGCCATAGCTGCGGCGTTGTTGCTGGGCATCGTGGGGGGCTGGGTACTGGTGAAGCGCGGTAAATAG
- a CDS encoding DUF7710 domain-containing protein: MLRVAGGGAAHTVQPHFVAPVSLAEALQAAGSGLKPVVVMLSLPKHLYRFVGFHLPLTHYIFFHMSEVWVFHGAGSRFTGGVFTSRQQAEEFIQQYQLSGILTKYPLGISAYDWAQQEGIFQPTKPEQYTTGFIQRFTSASQEHYHYEDGKCDA, translated from the coding sequence ATGCTACGTGTTGCGGGCGGCGGTGCCGCCCATACCGTTCAGCCTCACTTTGTGGCGCCGGTTTCACTAGCCGAAGCTTTGCAGGCCGCTGGCAGCGGCTTAAAGCCTGTAGTTGTCATGCTGAGCTTGCCGAAGCATCTCTACCGCTTCGTTGGGTTCCATTTACCTTTGACACACTACATCTTCTTCCACATGAGCGAAGTTTGGGTATTTCACGGAGCCGGCAGCCGTTTCACCGGCGGCGTATTCACTTCCCGGCAACAGGCTGAAGAGTTTATCCAGCAGTATCAGCTGAGCGGCATCCTCACCAAATATCCGCTGGGAATCAGCGCCTATGACTGGGCGCAACAGGAGGGCATTTTTCAGCCAACCAAACCGGAGCAGTACACTACGGGCTTTATCCAGCGCTTCACGTCGGCCAGCCAGGAACACTACCACTATGAGGACGGCAAGTGTGATGCATGA
- a CDS encoding AAA domain-containing protein, with translation MAEQPTYTDPYALEKELRKVQALMKLEQQEDLEQFKIKSAQATIAERQKRGLTWYPVKITKEDIGFGGKLVIELERQGGGSGLHLFQVGKNAALFGNIPGRGGSDRPTLSGVVTSVKRNKILLATTKEDLPDWVDEGKLGVDLTFDEVSYREMEYALGKVMGAYDSRLAELRDVLLGAKPARFRPEAEATLYYPSPLNDSQLSAVRHVLAAQDVAIIHGPPGTGKTTTLVQAILETIRRERRVLVCAPSNTAVDLLTEKLAERGVNVIRMGNPSRVSDLLLQHTLDAQIMAHKSYAELRSLRQTAEQYREQAGKFKKHFGWEEREQRRLLKQQAHELLQESDQLERYITEDLLEQVQVITCTLVGAGNRAIRHLTYETVFIDEAAQALEPGCWIPITKANRVVLAGDHQQLPPTVKSEKAARDGLRETLFEKCIRRQPDTARMLQVQYRMHEQIMEFSSQQFYDGKLVAAPTVAHADLPDYDLRFAPDMAVEFLDTAGFGFQEITIEESRSTANPEEADLLLKRLAQLLEPYDQADHETDLLTIGVIAPYRAQINYLKDAIEENDELVGLMEHRMLSVGTVDSFQGQERDIIAISLTRSNPQGEIGFLSDIRRMNVGMTRARRKLLLVGDSSTLGAHPFYKAFLDYVESIGAYRTAWEMQ, from the coding sequence TTGGCTGAACAACCTACCTATACCGACCCTTACGCGCTGGAAAAAGAGCTGCGCAAGGTGCAGGCCCTCATGAAGCTCGAGCAGCAGGAGGACCTCGAACAGTTCAAAATCAAGAGCGCCCAGGCCACCATTGCCGAGCGCCAGAAACGGGGCCTCACCTGGTACCCGGTCAAAATCACGAAGGAAGACATCGGCTTCGGCGGCAAGCTCGTCATCGAGTTGGAACGCCAGGGCGGCGGCAGCGGGCTGCACTTGTTTCAGGTGGGCAAAAACGCGGCCCTGTTCGGCAATATCCCTGGCCGCGGTGGCTCCGACCGGCCCACGCTGTCGGGCGTAGTCACCAGCGTTAAGCGCAACAAAATCCTGCTGGCCACCACCAAGGAAGACCTGCCCGACTGGGTGGACGAGGGCAAGCTGGGCGTGGACCTGACCTTCGACGAGGTGAGCTACCGCGAGATGGAGTACGCTCTGGGCAAAGTAATGGGCGCCTACGACTCGCGCCTGGCCGAGCTGCGCGACGTGCTGCTGGGCGCCAAACCGGCCCGCTTCCGGCCCGAGGCCGAAGCCACGCTCTACTACCCTTCGCCCCTGAACGACAGCCAGCTATCCGCCGTGCGCCACGTGCTGGCGGCTCAGGATGTGGCCATCATCCACGGCCCGCCCGGCACCGGCAAAACCACCACCCTGGTGCAGGCCATCCTGGAAACCATCCGGCGCGAGCGGCGGGTGCTGGTGTGCGCCCCCAGCAACACGGCCGTGGATTTGCTCACCGAAAAGCTGGCCGAGCGCGGCGTGAACGTCATCCGGATGGGCAACCCTTCTCGGGTGTCCGACCTGCTGCTGCAGCACACGCTCGATGCCCAGATCATGGCCCACAAAAGCTACGCCGAGCTGCGCAGCCTGCGCCAGACCGCCGAGCAGTACCGCGAGCAGGCCGGCAAATTCAAGAAGCACTTCGGCTGGGAGGAGCGTGAGCAGCGCCGCCTACTCAAGCAGCAGGCCCACGAGCTGCTGCAGGAGTCGGACCAGCTGGAGCGCTATATCACGGAGGATCTGCTGGAGCAGGTGCAGGTGATTACCTGCACGCTGGTGGGGGCCGGCAACCGCGCCATCCGCCACCTCACCTACGAAACCGTGTTCATCGACGAGGCCGCCCAGGCCCTGGAGCCGGGCTGCTGGATTCCGATTACCAAAGCCAACCGCGTGGTGCTGGCCGGCGACCATCAGCAGCTGCCGCCCACCGTGAAAAGCGAGAAGGCAGCCCGCGACGGCCTGCGCGAAACGCTGTTCGAGAAGTGCATCCGGCGCCAGCCCGACACGGCCCGCATGCTGCAGGTACAGTACCGCATGCATGAGCAGATCATGGAGTTCAGCTCCCAGCAGTTCTACGATGGCAAGCTGGTGGCCGCCCCCACCGTGGCCCACGCCGATTTGCCCGACTACGACCTGCGCTTCGCCCCCGATATGGCGGTGGAGTTTCTGGATACGGCTGGCTTTGGCTTCCAGGAAATCACCATCGAGGAAAGCCGCTCCACAGCCAACCCCGAGGAAGCCGACCTGCTGCTGAAGCGCCTCGCGCAACTGCTGGAGCCCTATGACCAAGCCGACCACGAAACCGACCTGCTTACCATCGGCGTGATTGCGCCCTACCGCGCCCAGATCAACTACCTCAAGGACGCCATCGAGGAAAACGACGAGCTGGTGGGGCTCATGGAGCACCGCATGCTGAGCGTGGGCACCGTGGACTCATTCCAGGGCCAGGAGCGCGACATCATCGCCATCAGCCTCACCCGCAGCAACCCCCAGGGTGAAATCGGCTTCCTCTCCGACATCCGCCGCATGAACGTGGGCATGACCCGGGCCCGCCGCAAGCTGCTGCTCGTCGGCGACTCCAGCACGCTGGGCGCGCACCCCTTCTATAAGGCGTTTCTGGATTATGTCGAGAGCATCGGGGCCTACCGCACGGCCTGGGAAATGCAGTAG
- a CDS encoding FKBP-type peptidyl-prolyl cis-trans isomerase: MAQISENKVVTITYDLSVTDENQEKVLVESAEEDAPMVFLFGQSGLPEEFERQLSGKKSGDSFAFSLTPEQAYGEYDAQAVVEIPKNVFEIDGQIDGEMLQVGNFLPMADNQGHHMQGKVVEIGDSAVKMDFNHPLAGMVMHFDGKVAEVRDATREELDHGHVHGEGGHHH, from the coding sequence ATGGCTCAAATCAGCGAAAACAAAGTCGTTACCATCACTTACGACCTGAGCGTAACCGACGAAAACCAGGAGAAAGTATTAGTAGAATCGGCGGAGGAAGATGCCCCGATGGTGTTTCTGTTCGGCCAGAGCGGCCTGCCCGAGGAATTCGAGCGTCAGCTCAGCGGCAAGAAGTCCGGCGACTCCTTCGCTTTCTCGCTCACCCCCGAGCAGGCCTATGGAGAGTACGATGCCCAGGCCGTAGTGGAAATACCCAAAAACGTCTTTGAAATTGACGGTCAGATTGACGGCGAGATGCTGCAGGTGGGCAACTTCCTGCCCATGGCCGACAACCAGGGCCACCACATGCAGGGCAAAGTGGTGGAAATTGGCGACTCAGCCGTGAAAATGGACTTCAACCACCCGCTGGCCGGCATGGTCATGCACTTCGACGGCAAAGTTGCCGAGGTGCGCGACGCTACCCGCGAGGAACTCGACCACGGCCATGTGCACGGCGAAGGTGGCCACCACCACTAA